A region of the Clupea harengus chromosome 7, Ch_v2.0.2, whole genome shotgun sequence genome:
GCCTGTGTCATAAAACTGACTTCTGGTAGCATCCACTTGGGCTTGAATCCCCGGGATGTAGGAATGGGTGATCAGGTTTACTTGGGCTTTCTGATTTTGATTctgcctcttttcttctcctctctctctgtctccatccctctggctctttctctctgtgtgtgtaggaaaaCAGTGTCCCCATGAAGCCTGAGTGTCAGAACTTCCTGAGAGCTCATTCTGCCAGTGGGTCAGCAGGTCGGCTACAGAATCGaccttcctcttcatcctcgGCTATGCCATCCTTTCCCtcagccccctccctctccagctcagaGGTGGGTGAGGGTGCCAGCTATCCATATTCTTgacatgagctcagggggcccctaagccagagcctctgcgtgaagtcgctgttatgtatctcttatttgtggttgaaagagctGTATTTGGTtcatttgctgttggctttaattaagtgtacctgcgctgtgttaaaaaaattgtatgtgcgatgtaaatcctgttgaggtacaggtaaatttagttattgtgctgttgaaaaaaaaattaattacaTTTAGGGAGCGaaggggagtttttttttttacatgtccaggcccaggggctcATGGTTTCataatgcatacacactcatcgcatcaaacacacacacagacacacataaacattatgCACACATCAAATGAACAGAACAGAGTCAAACTATAAACGATTGTCATAAACGATATGACTCCTAATCGTTCAAAtcagcaaacatacacacagactcacagttacaagttacaagcaCAAGCATTCAtaaatgcaaaaacacacactgcacctctAAACACATAACCTTGACCTCACAGACATCTAgcatacacattcaaacactcgACAGACGCACTACCGATTCATGAAAACTAAattcagacacagaaacacattttcttttattGCAACAGAAGTCTTTCCATAGTCTGTCCATAATTACTGTATGTCTGGGGTCTCAGTGGTAGCTAAAACATTAGGTTAGAACGTTCTGTTATGAAAGGGCAATTGGCTGTAGTATGCCATAGTAACTTGATATTTCTGATGTTTTGTCCCTTACATGTGCTCACCATGGCTTGAATATGctcaagtttgtgtttgtgttttgcctGAGAGTGTGACCTGTGCCattgcagctgcagctgcaggttAGGGGCCGCATGGTGGACTTTGTGTGCCATAATGCGCGCACAGCGGGGAAGACGGCCCTCAGgcgctctcagtctctcacgAACCTCGCGACCCCACCCAGCGCGGAGAAGGGCAGAGTGCCACAGTAGTGAGTCCCAGGCCCCCTAAtcacacactacatgcacaaCACATAGTATACTCTCAGTGCACCCTAAtcacacactacatgcacaaCACATAGTATACTCTCAGTGCACCCTAAtcacacactacatgcacaaCACATAGTATACTCTCAGTGCACCCTAAtcacacactacatgcacaaCACATAGTATACTCTCAGTGCACTACAACATGCTCCCTAAtcacacactacatgcacaaCACATAGTATACTCTCAGTGCACTACAACATGCCCCCTAAtcacacactacatgcacaaCACATAGTATACTCTCAGTGCACCACAACATGCCCCCTAAtcacacactacatgcacaaCACATAGTATACTCTCAGTGCACCACAACATGCTCCCACAACATACGCCAACACTATGTTCTCTGTACAATGTATGTGAAGCATGCACAAGCATAcccatttattcattcattaattacaCTAACAACACTCCCAAGTTACTCCATCTGCAGTATAGAAACTGTAAATAGACACAAGACTACAATACACACTGAGTTAGATGCATCTTACGTTCATCTTGCTTGCTCGATTGCTTTTATTTTCCTGCAATCACATAAtgttttactttctctctctctctctccctctctgtcttgttctctctcctctctttctttagttTGGTAGAGAGGAAGGAGCAGTGGAAGAAGGAGGAGtatgagaggaagaaaaacactCCTGATCCCTCAATcccagctggacacacacagatgccagaGAAGGACCGGCAGGAGACGCTCCTGTCACTTAAAGAGAGTACGgcttgaagacacacacacatatatacatatggtggagagagaggatccatacacacgcaaacacacagatggggacagagacaaagacagagaaccatatgtgacacaaacacactctctcactcgatTTCCAAGTGTCATTCGCTTATGCAATCCTGACCCTCTGCTTGTGCTGACATTAACAGCACACCCCTGCTGTTTAcgtcacacatatgtacacacatacatgtgcacacacacacacacacactctttctagtagcttcacactcacacactcagatagcTATCACTCCTCGTTTTATAGTCCTTGAAAAGCTGGGGACAAAAATCTTCttttattacatatttatttttttgtgttgaaCTGATGAGTAATGCAGAATAGTACATTCACAGTATACTTAGAATTAGTAGTATAATGTAGTCTCTGAACAACACATTTCTCTGTTACCTCACTCTGTTACCTCTTTCCGTCTTTCTTTTATAACTTATAAGTTACTCCCAATACTAATACCCACTTATaactgtaaatacacaataCATGAAGACTACACCAGAGACTGATTGACATACATCTCGGTGCCGCTTTTTCACCCTCTGTTTGTGTTCTGCCTCCAGCTCACAGGGCACTGGTGAGTGAGCTGCTGTCTCTCCCAGTAAGGGCCGACGGCCTTGGCGTTCGCTCCAGACGCACGGAGCTGGACCGGCGCCTCTCTGAGCTTGAGGAAGCCATCAAGATCTTCTCCCGCGACAAGGTCTTCGTCAAAATCGACTCGTAACCGCCGCTGGTCTCTGTGCTGTACAGAGCGCCAGAGTTCCACACAGACAGGTCCGGATGAAGCAGCGATTCCGCTGGGCAGAGGAAGAACTTGACGCTGAGAGGGTCTGACAGGGCTGGATTTGCAGCACAGAGACTGAGCCTCGCACTGGGCTAGAGTTTGGCTTGGAGCAGAAATAATTCTCCCTCAGGGTAGTTTAGCGCATGATCAGATTCTCTTTCAGTCCAGCCAACCAGCCCTGTCACTGTTTTTGTAGCATATCACTAATCTTTAATTCCAACTGAAAACATCATTGGAGCATGGGATCAACCAAAAACTTTTGAATAATAATCAGAGACCAAAAGCCAAGAAGGAGTTCCGCCCAACTGCAGTTTCATTGTAGTGCATTCTGGTACATATGTGTCTGTGGCACTGTAGTCTGAGCCAGCACAGAAGACACTGATAGAGGTCTGATGAGGACTAAATAATCTTCGGTTATTGAATCGGTTCAATCTGCTCCACTGTTAGAATTTCTCCAGTATGAAAAACACGTTTGGATAAATGCTTTATTATTGATCACTTTTGTATGTGTTACGGTTGTTCAGATCAAGTCATCTATGACTTGTCGGGTGTTGAAGGACAATCTTTAATCTGATGTAATGAATAACTGCTGAAGTAATGACCACTGAGATGTAATAACTTTGTAATTATCCATATGTAGTGACCTTGTGAATGTAGTGTTGGTATCCACAAAACAAGCAGATCCTAGTTTATCATATTCTGTAAAACTGACTATGCTATCCTGTTTCATTGCTGAACTGCTGTTCATCAGCTAATTAGAGGGACTGATTAACTGCATACAGTCACATGCAGGCAGATGTTAATCATACATTTGTGAAGAGATTATTCTAGAACTCATCACTGCAATACCATAGGAGCATGGTTTCCTGCTACAAGAGCGTCCACTGTAGATCTCAGCAAAGTATATATATCCCTGACACAATGCTTCAATACGTATTTatggtttggtttttgtattAAAAGGCAGGAAACCACGAATTATTTGTTGCAGTGCGCTGAATTTGAAAACGCTTAATAAATATTGTATGTTTGTAAGTAATGTGGAGTATAGCAACAGTGAGAAGTTTATTTTCAGCTGCATTCATTTTACAAAGTTTATTGGGGTGGAGTGTTACTGTTAAGTAATCATCttgaccattttttttcttctaatacGTCACCAACATCCCAACGACGAAATACAGATGCCCCGCCCCCTCCACTCGGCCTGCAAGCTTGCTCATTGTCCGATTGGCCTGACGAGTTGGCcagatatttatttttaaatatatttatacacacgcCAGTCATATTAGATACATTACTGATTTGGGACAGTTGTGTAGCTGCAAACATGAGCAAAAGAAAAGCACCACAAGAAACTCTGAATGAGGGAATCACCGACTTTCTCATCGGTAAGCGCTATCATGCATTGGCACTGGTTGGTAGCTCTCAAACGTTAGCCATTTGGCTAACTTTTGCATTACTGATATCCATTTGAGTTTGTTATTTTCACCTATCTTTACTGCGCATAGAAATCTATGAAAGGTTTTCGATCGAAACAAGTGTGATGTTTATATTGTCTCACATCCCGCACAAGCTGTGGATAGCTCATGTTAGCCAAGTAGGCAGCTAACATGAGCTAACAATGCATATGTGACAGCCAACAATCCTGGGTAACAAAGCCAACAAAAGCCTAAGATCACTCATCCACATGTTTTGCTATTAGGCTGTTTGTTAACATACCGTGCAATACATAACAAATGTCTCCACGATTGCTTGGTGGCCTGTGCATTATTTTTAACGTGTACAACGTAGAATCGCAACAGCTAACCATTTAAATGGACATAGCTTGGATTCTTATTGGTCAATGCAGGCCTGAAAGATGGTTTACTGTCGTAAAGGACCTGTTTAACTCTTTACTGACACAAGTCAACAGCAGTGTTGACACAGAATAAGCCTTATTGTGAACAGAAATATTGGTGATGCTGAGAATTGCTGATTTTTGACAGACAAACccaacctttctctctcacttctcacaGAGTTGGCCAATTACGAAAGAAACGTGAATAGGGCGGTCCATAAATACAATGCTTACAggtaaatatttgtatttcacaaatgctttgtgtgtgtacgtcacaGTTTATTGACACCACAGAAGTGGCTTGTTTTGCTTCAAATTGTTGTCTGTAGTTCAGTATATTTGTCTGTTCAAAACTACAAAGGACGTACATGTTCTTGcctggttgtggttgtggttgacTGATTCATACATCCCCTATGTCTTCTGCAGGAAAGCCGCGGCTTCAATTAGCAAATACCCCAATAAAATCAAAAGTGGAACAGAGGCTAAGAAATTGGTAACGGGCACTTTTGTTAGCCGACTTTTTAAATTACTGGATTGATTTACTGGATCAGTTTACAAATGCACTTTTTAGTGAATGTGttaaatctttttttatccCATTGTAGGACGGAGTTGGAAAAACTATCGCAGAGAAGATTGACGAGTTCCTGACTACAGGAAAACTGCGTAAAATAGAGAAGGTGAGTAACTGCTTACTCATTCTGAGTTATTAAGAGAATGTGATAGAGGGCTACTATTTTAGTCTTCTCACTGAATTTGGCTGAATATTCCAGAAGAATATTTGTGAGGTGGCTTTTGGAAATAAGGCGCTGACTAAAGGTTGTGTTTCACAGATCCGCGGTGATGAAACCAGCTCTTCAATCAACTTCCTCACGAGAGTCACAGGCATTGGGTATGGTTTACACGTATTACACTCCACAGAATCTCCATGATACACCATCGTCGGTTGATTTTCTTTGATTACCACTGGTCATCTtgtgatgattttttttaacagtcATCTGTAACAGTGTTTCTTTAACTCTCTGCATCCCCCTGTCATTAGGCCGGCTGCTGCAAGGAAGTTTTTTGAGGACGGCGTAAAGACTTTGGAAGGTTTGTTTCTTTACCTCTATTGTGACCTGTGATTTAGTTTTTCCCAATCTAATGTCTGCTCCTATCCGTGTATTCTCTGTTGCATTTAATTAAGTGTTTGAATTTTCTTTAGATCTGAAGAATATTGAACACAAGCTCAATCACCACCAACAGATTGGCCTGAAGTGAGTAAACCCAGAAATCACATGCGGCATGTTTGAATGTAGTTTGTTTTGGAATGtttacaaagtgtgtgtgtgtgtgtatgtgtgtgtgtgtgtgtgtgtcggtataCGTATGGTAGTGtcaatgatctctctctctctctgttgcaggTACTTTGAGGACTTTGAGAAGCGTATTCCTCGTGTGGAGATGCAGAAGATGGAGGTGAGTTATTACTCTTTATAacatgcttttgtttttttgtgtttttccaggGAGTAAGACAACATGACTGCattaaaacagaaacatttcaTGAATTATTGTAGCCAGAATTAAATCAGGTTATGAGTATTAGTCTTGTGTATTAACACATGACGTACAGTTCCGATAAATCAGAAAAGCTGAGCACATCATTGTGATATATTCCTATGTTGTTGCATTGTTATCCAGGTCCATATTCTGAAGGAGCTGGATGTGGTGGACCCTGTGTACATTGGCACCATCTGTGGAAGCTACAGGAGAGGTAGGACAGCGGAGCGTGAACTATTACAATACTTTTATAAATGGATAATAAAGAGTATACAATCAGTCCATGTCATTCCCGATGCCATCTGTTTATTGATCGTTGATAACATGTAACTATTTAATATTTGATCTCCAGTGACTTACAGAGGTGTTGTCTTTTTGGGTTGACATCCCACATGTACCTTTTAGCACTACACCGTCTTGGGTGATTTGTGACGAGGCTTGTGAGGTTTGTGGTTGAGGTTTGTCTCTTGCCTGTCAAAATGAGAGCTGTGTGATGATGAGTCCTGTCTGGTCCTGACACCAGGTGCAGAGTCGAGTGGTGATATTGATATCCTGCTGACCCACCCGGACTACACCTccgagacagagaaacaggtcCGTCACCTTTTCTAAAGTTTGTCATTTGAACTTGCACACCGCCAGTCATACAACTCTCATATGTCTGTTTAACTTTCCCAGAGTGACCTTTCTTAAGATATTCCCAAACtggttatactgtatataccctgtgtgtgtatattaccaGAGTGACCTTGCTTAAAAGTATTCTTATTCTGTAACCTGTGCATATATTACCATGTGTTACTTGGACGAGCACAAATATATGATTTCATCATATTGATGGTTAATGACTTTCTtcatttgtgctgtgtgtgtgtgtatatgatctctctctccagcccaaGCTGCTGCATGCAGTGGTGGAACATCTGGAGTCCATTGGCTTTATCACTGAAACACTGTCCAAGGGAGACACTAAATATATGGTCAGCACACGCCCCACCGCCCTGTCTGTGAgacaaaacatgacaaagaagTAGCCCATATTAGATATACTAGATATACTAGACTAGACTATAGATATATAACTAGATATAACACATTTCTGTATATAACACTGATAACCATAACAAACATCATAAACTAAACTGGTATAAACACAAATGTACTACACTATAGTGTATATTAGTATATGGTGTTGATCACAGATTAATACTGAATATGGTTATAGGGCGTGTGTCAGATGCAGTTAAAGGATGATCCAGAAGCAACAGAGGAGTACCCTCACAGACGCATTGACATCAGGTAAAGTTAGTCTCTCTTGACATCAGGTAAAGTTAGTCTCTCTTGACATCAGGTCAAGTTGGTCTCACTTGACATCAGGTAAAGCTGGTCTCTCTTGACATCAGGTAAAGTTGGTCTCTCTTGGCCAAGTTATGGTATGGTAACCTCTCTTTGGGACAATTCTTCTGTGCATATCCAGGATCATTAGAGGGCAATCAGGCAAATCAAGCATACtgattttatatattttgttcTTTAAAGACACAATCGATTAAGGGACAGACTAAGTTGATTTGAAGTGTATTCATTAAGACttgttctcccttctctccaggATCATTCCTAAGGATCAGTATTTCTGTGGAGTGCTGTACTTCACAGGCAGCGACGTCTTCAACAAACACATGAGGACCCACGCGCTGGACATGGGCTTCACCCTCAATGAGTACACCATCCGCCCACTAGGGGTCACCGGTGAGTCTCCAAGCCCAAAAGAGATGCAGTTGAAATCCACATCAGCTCCTCTGCATTCTAAtcctcttcctgtagtctcTATCTGAGCATCCTTCATATGAGATCAGAGTTGGCATAGAGTGAGTGAATATACCAGGGTATGCAAAACAAAATGGTCACCTCTGAGGAGCCAATAAGCTTTGGGTTAATAGGGGGTTAAACTGACCAAAACTCTAGACACCATACATAGTTGTGGGAATATTTTCACTTTGCATTAATGTTTTGGTGCCAGTGCCTATTCAAAAGGCTTCCAGTCTATGGCCACCATCTATGGTTGTATCTGTGTAGCTGCAGGGATCGTTGCTTACACAGGAGAAAGGGACTCCTTACTGAGGGAAAGCCAGCACACTTTTGGAGCGATGACCGTGATAGGCTGCTACTCAGCAACAGTAACACTAATAGCTAGTGTCagtttggaagaaaaacagcatcATCAGTGCCCAATCAATAACCTCTTGAGTCTCTATGAGCtttttaaaaattattattagCACAGAAAAGCCGTCTGCAGTTATTGCACCAGTACTGAACCCATACTAGACTTATGTATACACTGTATAATGCATCCAGCGCTGCTGTCAATGGTAACCACTTGTTTTGTGATGGTGTTTTTTCCGTGGTAACAGTGCCACTTTGGTGACAGTGATGTTGTTTTTAACGGTGACGCTATGCTGTTGTTTTAGGTATGGCTGGGGAGCCCTTGCTGGTGGACAGTGAAAAGGACATCTTTGACTACATACAGTGGAAATACAGAGAACCCAAGGATCGCATTGAATAAGtccaagacagaaagagggaagcGAAAGATGGATAAAAGAGATGTCGGAATGAGTTTGTGAATCAGTATTTTCTCTAGCCTTATTCATGTTTATTTAAGTCATGTTTCCCATATTGAAGTATGCCTGCCTggttgtatgtgagtgagtgactgagtgagtagcaaagtgtatgtgtgtgtgcatactagGTATTTTTTTCTCGGGTTGGATTAAGGGTTTATACCAGTCACAGATTCCAAGGATTTCACACAAATGTACTGTACACAGGAGTATTCTGTGTGTCGACGTCTTCATTGCTCATGACTACCTACGGTCCTGGATATAATCTGGAGAACTTCAGAGACACAGCAACATGGagccccacacacccacactaggAAATTATGTCAACCACGCAGTCACTTCTGGTCCTCTAGCCATTCCTGtagcagaggcagaggatggAGGCTGAACCAGCATCTCAGTCTCCTGTGTCACTcctgagcccacacacacacacatacacacacagagtttagaCCCTTGTGACGTTGTGAGACAGGGAGCAATGAGTAAGTGGATAAGTGAACAGAAGACTGGAAGACCTGGAAGATCAGAACTTCTCAACTCCTTCATCTTAACAGCTTCCCAATTGTTGCAATGTGTCTGTGCAAAGAGATTTAGTCAGCGTAAAGCCCGCCTAGCAACACCGCCTGGTCAGACTGCAAAGCTGAGTTTTAGTTTGATGTAATGTTATGATGGTGAAGTGGTTTGCTTATTTTATTTGAAATCTTTTAAAGTGCTGCAGTCAGCAATCATGGATGTAACATGAAGACAGCAGGATCAGTGGAGGTGACGTTACCTTGTTAAGAGAACACAATGTGAAAACAGAGGGGctaagaaaaaaggaagaatggTGTGATATCTACTATGACATTTGTTACAGTCAATATTTCTAATTTTGTTAGTGAAATGTTTaatgaaacattttatttaatgtgtgACTATGGGAAGTGTGTgatgaataataattaaaaaaaatgaaaatagctTATGTACAGACTGATACAATAATGTGTCTACTTCATTTATGTAGCATTTATCAACTATAAAACTAATAAGTGCTTCAGAAGCCATACCAAAATTATAAATGAAACTAGCATAAGAATCAACAAGGCTCACAGTCTATCATGCCATTACTGGTACAATTAGTACATTTCCGATATTTAAGATAATGTTAAAGCTTGAATATTTCCTATAATTACATGTTATATGTTGGGGACATATTTTAAACCATCCTCAACTCATCTTTGGACAACTGCATACATTGGAAATTAATTTAAGCCATAAAGCCTGGTAAAGTGAAGCAGCCTAATATGATGAGTATAAAATCTGTTCTATTGTACCAAGACTGTTTAGGGTCTTCAAATGTACTATCTTAATCCAATAAAGAAACTTGATAGTCTCTTTGTTTAAAATGCAGCGCAATTATGTCAGGAAGCTAATACTGACGTTTTCTGTACAGAAAAAACACTTTGCTCTCAGTTAACTGATCTGCCATAATAAATCTGATCTCGTAGGCCTATTTGAAGGAGAACTGGGTCCAGCGCAACAGATGGAGACGATATAAAGTCTGGGGACAACAATTGCACTATCCTCTCTGTTTTGCGGCCCCGCTAGTCTGTAGTTGTGGTGAGATGCGGTCTGTGGGCATAAATTGGAGACCACCCAATTTCTAACAACGTGCTTCTGAGTGCACATTACCAAGGCAAACAGAAATTCAGACGAGAGCCCTGGCTGGCACAAGTCAGGGTAGTATTATTtgcttaggaaggttcctaaATGAGTGAAGTATTTTCCGAAGTGCTTATTAATTCTACTTGACATCTTTCTTTGATCTCATGACGTTTTCCACCGAAGTCAAAAGTGGTTAGGAAACGACGATAGTAGGGACAATCCGACCGCAGTCCGGACTAGTAGGTGTGCATCCATTTTGTAGTGTTGATAGGGTTGCGGAATATTCGCAAATGCATGATAGTCTGATGCTTATCGTAATGAATTGTCTGGAAATTGCCGACTGTACCCAGCATCTCAAATAAATGTTCATATGTGATGCTTCGCGACTAACAGTGATTCCATAAATTAATATTTGTCTTCATTCAGTGAAACAGACGGCCTACATCGCATACGGAATCTCGTCTTTCAGATTAACTAAACTAGAATATTGCAATTATTTTGCTTCGATTTTCATATCCACGTCAGATTCGACTACGCGAGTGTAGCGAGGTTGTAAACAGAATGCTTGAGGCCTTGGATTTAGCCCTGAAGCAGACGTTCCAGTCAGTTCCAAGTATTGGTTGCCGTGGGAACCAATAACGCGTCTAAAGCGCAAAGCATGATGGTTTGAAATAAAATGCAGCAAGAAATACCGGAGAAAACCTTGAAGGATGATCCAATGGCGTGAGACAGTGTGATTATGATCACCAATCAAGATCAAGAACTCGCGAATCCTGCGTCAGTTACACACCTACCATACTTTTAGTCAACCTTCTAGCGGGAGTTGTGTCGTTGCACTCTTGTACGCGTTCTCAGTGATTCTAGTCAACGCCGAGAAATAAGGTAAGCAAACGTATTATCCTAGTGGATGTGCAATAGTTTATCGAAAGAACTAAATGTATCATAATGTTGTTGCATGATTGCGAAAAAATGGAAGTTAGCGATGGAGGGGGGGGTTCTGAAATATTCGCCGTCATGTTAACCTGTATTCCATTCATTATTATATTGAGCAAGTTAGGATAGTCAGACTGCTAACGTAGTTGACCAGATTACCTAGTCTAATAGCGTGTAAGGTAACGTGAAGTTAAAACATCGTTTGATAGAAGTAAACTGTCGCATGATGATAACGTTAGCATGGCAACATTAGGCAAGTGTACTCCCAAGTTTGCTTGGTAGCTTGAAACGAGCCCAAGGCTTGCTTTTTAGGTAACTTAACGTTAGCATTAACATTAACGTTTGTTAATGTTACTTAAGTTACCTATCCTAGCTACCCTATTATTTTGAAGGAATTTACGTTTGTAACTTGTCAGTTGGCCTATTTCAGCCAAAACACTCGCAAACGCTGTGTATTGAGTAGGTTAAACTAACATGactccagtttgcagttttattttattcGAACGTTAGGCTAACGTTATAACAGTTCATTTCTGTTAACGTTATTTTTACTGTGTAGAGTCATGGGGCCCTTAAGTAACTGCCCACATGAATCTTTATTCACAGCTAGTTAGGTGATTACATGGGAAAACACTAACGTTATCATGTAACATTAACGTTATGAATGCTATTCTATGAGTTCCAGTTGTTTACATTACCATATTTAGTAAGCGCATATTTTCTATGTTTGACAAGTTTATGTGACGATGGTTTCAAGCCAGAGACGGCAATTGGAATGAAATTGATCTGAATATGCAATTGGGTGTATCCATAGAAACCATGCACACAGCTTGGAACGAGCTCCGCCGCGCGGTGATTGAGATAGTTATGCAACAAAGATGAAATAATGGCACTCGTATGCCATGTGCAGCCATTATGTAACTGGTGTTTGCACGATAACCGCCGCTTGGACGGATCGCTAAGCCAGAAAGACGCTGCACGAGATCGGTTCTGGTCAGACCGCTCTAGCGTGAAAGATGGTGGCCGCACTTTTAGTTAGATGAAATGGGAGCGTGGTTAAAGGGGTGTGCGATTGATTGCTCCGGCACAGCTGTGGTAGATGCGTGGAGATGCCACCGTGCTCTTAGACCGCTGTCTATTGGACATCCAGTGGTTTACATAATTGCGTGCGCCATTGTATCGGCCCTAACTTAATGTTTACATGTACCTTGCAGAGCCACCATGTCTGACCGAAAGGCAGTGATTAAAAATGCGGACATGTCCGAAGATATGCAGCAGGACGCCGTGGAGTGCGCCACCCAGGCCCTGGAGAAATACAACATCGAGAAAGACATTGCTGCTTACATCAAAAAGGTATCTGTCGCTCAACACCGTCTGTTAAAGACATTGTGATGGGCTTCATGTCTCCTTCA
Encoded here:
- the enkd1 gene encoding enkurin domain-containing protein 1; its protein translation is MCEGPSLISGPIPPDPTLFPEYYKRPSSARGRLEGNSVPGVSPLLSGPLFPDPALYPGSYSARTTRPPRINPNATHILERGQRGVVGSLLKLEGISLTPQPKHKSAVRDFGKENVRRLREIQRKCREQEAQKECSRPLPVKALWTAPKYRDVQPRVMTQLQENSVPMKPECQNFLRAHSASGSAGRLQNRPSSSSSAMPSFPSAPSLSSSELQLQVRGRMVDFVCHNARTAGKTALRRSQSLTNLATPPSAEKGRVPQYLVERKEQWKKEEYERKKNTPDPSIPAGHTQMPEKDRQETLLSLKETHRALVSELLSLPVRADGLGVRSRRTELDRRLSELEEAIKIFSRDKVFVKIDS
- the polb gene encoding DNA polymerase beta, coding for MSKRKAPQETLNEGITDFLIELANYERNVNRAVHKYNAYRKAAASISKYPNKIKSGTEAKKLDGVGKTIAEKIDEFLTTGKLRKIEKIRGDETSSSINFLTRVTGIGPAAARKFFEDGVKTLEDLKNIEHKLNHHQQIGLKYFEDFEKRIPRVEMQKMEVHILKELDVVDPVYIGTICGSYRRGAESSGDIDILLTHPDYTSETEKQPKLLHAVVEHLESIGFITETLSKGDTKYMGVCQMQLKDDPEATEEYPHRRIDIRIIPKDQYFCGVLYFTGSDVFNKHMRTHALDMGFTLNEYTIRPLGVTGMAGEPLLVDSEKDIFDYIQWKYREPKDRIE